In one Crocinitomicaceae bacterium genomic region, the following are encoded:
- a CDS encoding DUF2339 domain-containing protein, with translation MSSEPNLESLNEKLRELIAKHNAVSADLRKLNEEFHAYKVGGQSKKSSATPVEKPVEAPLKKQIEISEKQKALLEKSMEEITGSSKPTEQKIFSKSNLQKSNFEKFVGENLLSKIGIVVLVIGVGIGAKYSIDHQLISPLTRIILGYLVGATLLLLGMKLKSKYLNFSAVLVSGSMASMYFVTYAGYVFYNLYPQLVAFILMVIFTTFTVVAAIHYNRSVIAHIGLVGAYAVPFMLSDGSGKVLVFLSYIVLINAGILVIAFKKYWKSLYYSAFGFTWVIFMFWLVSSYQFDLHFTIALSYLFVFFFLFYTVFLAYKFMRKEAFAVTDIVMLFLNSAFFYGIGCGIISSHQYGNEFLGLFTLLNAVLHFLVAIPVYRSKITDRKLFHLIIGLVMTFITIAVPVQLDGNQVTMIWACEAAVMLWLAKKFNVTYYQILSYIQLGLAIISLINDWSLWDQLNQQSAFSTDAVARGQRTFVTSLIFVLITGVITYLHLKYKRVETSFKFPHLQQTMHFIIPAILFGSLYFTFLYEITIYWDIKYYQRAVELFHADEDYTEMIYNRDYRMFKTVSYFIYTTGFLTILSLVHIRFIKNYISGSLFLGLISLLLLLLHVSGLIETWDLLESFKYPKYPQYFITSNWNIGSHYFIVACIVLSIFMIKLYIRQNWMNEIQTNLQRFTDYILLITACIILSYELMLWTYLYDNPQGSKLGLTILWSAFALFTIVIGIWKKRADFRIGAIVFFGIVLVKLFFYDLAHLTTIFKTIVFLSVGALLLIVSFLYNKYKHLMANE, from the coding sequence ATGTCTTCAGAACCAAATCTGGAATCTCTCAATGAAAAGCTGCGAGAACTGATTGCTAAACACAATGCAGTAAGCGCTGATTTGAGAAAATTGAATGAAGAATTTCATGCGTATAAAGTAGGTGGGCAATCTAAAAAATCATCTGCAACTCCGGTTGAAAAACCAGTTGAAGCGCCACTGAAAAAACAAATTGAAATTTCTGAAAAGCAAAAAGCATTGCTGGAAAAATCAATGGAAGAAATAACCGGTTCATCAAAACCAACCGAACAAAAAATATTCTCCAAATCCAATTTACAGAAATCCAATTTTGAAAAATTCGTTGGTGAAAATCTATTGAGTAAAATTGGTATTGTTGTGTTGGTAATTGGTGTAGGTATTGGTGCGAAATATTCTATAGATCATCAATTAATTAGTCCGTTAACCCGTATAATACTCGGATATTTAGTAGGCGCAACGCTGCTGCTTTTAGGCATGAAACTAAAAAGCAAGTATCTAAATTTTAGTGCAGTGCTGGTGAGTGGTTCCATGGCATCTATGTATTTTGTGACTTATGCCGGATACGTATTTTACAATTTATACCCGCAATTGGTTGCATTTATTTTGATGGTGATTTTTACCACATTTACTGTAGTTGCAGCAATTCACTATAACCGTTCCGTAATTGCGCATATTGGATTAGTTGGTGCTTACGCGGTGCCATTTATGCTAAGTGACGGATCAGGAAAGGTACTTGTTTTCTTATCTTATATTGTACTGATCAACGCAGGTATTCTTGTTATTGCTTTTAAAAAATATTGGAAATCGCTTTACTATTCTGCCTTTGGTTTTACGTGGGTTATATTCATGTTCTGGTTGGTTTCTTCTTACCAATTTGACCTCCATTTTACCATTGCACTGAGTTATCTTTTTGTTTTCTTCTTTTTGTTTTATACGGTTTTTCTTGCTTATAAATTCATGAGAAAAGAAGCGTTTGCTGTTACCGATATTGTGATGCTATTTTTGAATTCAGCATTTTTCTATGGTATTGGCTGCGGCATTATCTCTTCACACCAATACGGCAATGAATTTTTGGGATTATTCACCTTGTTGAATGCTGTTTTACATTTTCTGGTGGCCATTCCGGTTTATCGCTCAAAAATTACTGATCGCAAATTATTTCACTTAATTATTGGTTTGGTGATGACCTTTATCACCATTGCTGTACCGGTGCAATTAGACGGCAACCAGGTAACCATGATATGGGCGTGTGAAGCGGCGGTGATGTTATGGTTGGCAAAAAAATTCAACGTTACTTATTATCAGATACTGTCCTATATTCAGCTTGGATTAGCGATAATTAGCCTGATTAACGACTGGTCATTATGGGATCAGCTCAATCAGCAATCAGCATTCTCTACTGATGCTGTAGCGCGAGGACAAAGAACCTTTGTTACATCGTTGATTTTTGTACTTATCACGGGTGTGATCACCTATCTGCACTTGAAATATAAACGAGTTGAAACTAGTTTCAAATTTCCTCACCTGCAGCAAACCATGCATTTTATAATTCCTGCCATTTTATTTGGTTCTCTCTATTTTACTTTTCTTTATGAAATCACCATTTATTGGGATATTAAATATTATCAGCGCGCAGTAGAACTTTTTCATGCCGATGAAGATTATACAGAAATGATTTACAACCGTGATTACAGAATGTTTAAAACGGTTTCCTATTTCATTTATACCACCGGTTTTCTAACAATACTCTCATTGGTTCACATACGTTTCATTAAAAATTATATTTCCGGTTCACTGTTTTTAGGATTAATTTCATTGCTGCTGTTGCTCTTGCATGTAAGTGGTTTAATTGAAACATGGGATTTGCTAGAGTCATTTAAATACCCAAAATATCCACAGTATTTTATCACTTCAAATTGGAATATTGGCAGTCATTATTTTATCGTGGCTTGTATTGTGTTGTCTATTTTCATGATTAAATTATATATCAGACAAAATTGGATGAATGAAATTCAAACCAATTTGCAACGCTTCACTGACTATATTCTTTTAATCACTGCTTGCATTATTTTGAGTTATGAATTAATGTTGTGGACATACTTGTACGACAATCCACAGGGATCAAAATTAGGCCTCACTATTTTATGGAGTGCGTTTGCTCTATTCACTATTGTAATTGGAATATGGAAAAAGCGCGCTGATTTCAGAATTGGCGCTATAGTGTTTTTCGGTATCGTTCTGGTGAAACTTTTCTTCTATGATCTGGCACATTTAACTACCATTTTTAAAACCATTGTTTTCCTTTCTGTGGGTGCACTGCTGTTGATTGTTTCGTTTCTTTATAACAAGTATAAGCACCTAATGGCTAATGAGTAG
- a CDS encoding gliding motility-associated C-terminal domain-containing protein, with protein MKKLILISVLCTVYAAADAQLNWTKTYGNLVHEEILSSHTDAAGNIISAGYFSSITSIGSINLTSAGNSDILVIKTNSDGDVLWAIKAGGIGPDRAYSVTTDANGNSYITGYIYNTASFGSISLTANDRDIFAAKIDPNGNFLWAVNFGGQYGDTGYGIEVDNNGNVIVTGQYKGDGIFGPDNFTSTTDPNTGQPAYDFFLSKLDGSGNFLWTREANAKYDDRGMAVCVDEQNNIYVAGQFSDTITFQSTHNNQSMNAGFVISYDNMGNEIWFDKYRAGQVLLYDIDWHADELILTGDFKGNMQVSHQAGNTNFAPGGEFNILVSKIQENGNLSWFSSNFSENEITSKQLAIDSNGDIYLAGLFKCDFTQMNQIYGNSTFYSLGYRDVHYIKYSAAGNFQWARQFGSNEDDYCSAIVMKGVDHPVLAGSFENWLVIPAGDNYNFSNCTGTTNYASANCTDYDYGNFCKRKSFGNKDIFITDPFDISRLPLDYYAHQTACDFDTIAPCILNCQDSIDQCGSTTISVNLHHIVGAIDTIMHPRYDYLWSTGSTIISTYISTTGQYTLHTERQDGCAAYDDTIFVTCHPLPATPLISDNWNYYYQSPTPGYIDTCYSDSLIIWASPADTLTQTLSWNAGVYLDDTTRYINASGIYKVTASTEFGCTSINNYTIVLDDFAHHDTLDPHIHFTNAHQEATDTLYICSDGTWGHYLLDHNYTHPSGGFPYKQSYWTLDGTPFGYMYYWPEINQTDYNSPPSPGWHTLSAHLVNDCADSVDYFISRDFFVVVVPDPYINIIGPSVIYGNYCPGDTLVISVQTTDTTVVWSSPWITANWGDSIATVLGLSSINFTVYADTITPYVTCTGSDSYSLSGYPVPEIIIPDISLNGGIVCPFDSLEILALSGQAWIWIGPQGDTLGTNQNVWVDLPGLYHCIITDDFGCVLTSNFVEAKEYSSPFLQAEPQLICEGQLAEITVIGNPLTAINWLPPLSGSSFTITVDTAGIYYCETSFCNITQIDSVIIMISVPLAQITALPATPVCPGDTVTLFANGGMMNYWWNGADEGMSIIETTQTGSYILQTENELGCTTTDTIVISYLSNPLPPVSSPLQVCYGNEATLYASASDSIFWYDASGNLIGNSDSVYFSTVLTNQVFTLYNIDSLCSSLPTTVSLSLFASSIAPDILSDSIYCENDWIELATNSASPSFDIIWILPDNSDTTTNLLTLGEAQNMLIGNYSVFYADSNCVSDTTTISVWVNPNPTAFISSGSDTLICPGDTVNFNATTNGTDIIWMNGVTSFSQMTDTAGIFYFTAYLNGCSSVSDSITVNMNGNSFSNGSIDTTICEGNAVLLETNLSSTVIWMNITGDTIQTGTDYLTDILFADTTFIFEISDSGLCPVTEVSTVHVIHNNYIPSVLSGGTYCSGDTIILSSGDDDVVAFSWFNNGVEISDSSYLIIPADTAGNYSVGLVLDFGSCTSDSAFISIPVNPIPQVIISSSDTVWICPSDTLEVSASTDAQTIWWMPDYSTDSSILISQPGQYFCIVELNGCYNSSDTLTVLYQDYSLINELPDTFICEGNNAMFELNTTSSVVWYSSSFDSLSSGSTFSTGALYTDTMFYYQAFDGALCPSPLSDVFILVIADDFIPEYEIISDFCMGDSVIIVSSELNAENHLWLSGSDTLSQNTYLNYQADSSGMVAVELIVSTAGCASDTAFIEFNISDAPQFDLPEDTTLCFGESFFVNTYYDYFTDWISLPDSSGSGIDTFVVVTITNNAGCFQTDTVQINWMDCSLFMPNVFTPDNDGINDVLYFDATHGEVLSLVIQNRWGMLMHRGTEGSWDGTDLSGSPAVAGTYFYVIEYRNADQTIVLEQGWFFLQR; from the coding sequence ATGAAAAAATTAATCCTCATTAGCGTTTTGTGCACTGTTTACGCAGCTGCAGATGCTCAGTTAAACTGGACAAAAACTTATGGTAATCTGGTGCATGAAGAAATACTATCATCACACACTGATGCAGCAGGCAATATAATTTCTGCCGGATATTTCAGCAGCATTACCAGCATTGGATCAATCAATTTAACTAGTGCGGGCAACTCAGATATACTTGTCATTAAAACAAATTCAGATGGTGATGTTCTTTGGGCAATCAAAGCAGGTGGAATTGGACCAGATCGGGCGTATTCTGTCACAACCGATGCAAACGGAAACAGTTATATTACCGGATACATATACAATACAGCAAGCTTTGGTTCAATATCTCTCACAGCAAATGACCGCGACATTTTTGCGGCCAAAATTGACCCGAATGGAAATTTTTTATGGGCAGTAAATTTTGGAGGTCAATACGGAGATACCGGATACGGCATTGAAGTTGATAACAATGGAAACGTAATAGTAACCGGCCAATACAAAGGGGATGGAATTTTTGGACCTGACAATTTCACCAGTACAACTGACCCCAATACCGGACAACCTGCTTATGATTTTTTTCTCTCGAAGTTAGACGGCTCTGGTAATTTTTTGTGGACACGTGAAGCGAATGCAAAATATGATGATCGCGGAATGGCAGTATGTGTTGATGAACAAAATAATATTTATGTTGCCGGACAATTTTCTGATACGATCACCTTTCAATCTACGCACAATAATCAATCAATGAATGCAGGTTTTGTGATCAGCTATGACAACATGGGAAATGAAATTTGGTTTGATAAATATCGCGCGGGACAAGTATTGTTGTATGACATAGATTGGCACGCTGATGAATTAATTCTCACCGGAGATTTCAAAGGCAATATGCAAGTAAGTCATCAAGCCGGTAATACCAATTTTGCACCCGGTGGTGAGTTTAATATACTTGTTTCAAAAATTCAGGAAAACGGAAATCTCTCATGGTTCTCAAGTAATTTTTCAGAGAATGAAATCACGTCAAAACAATTAGCCATTGACTCCAACGGTGATATCTACCTGGCCGGATTATTCAAGTGTGATTTTACACAGATGAATCAGATCTACGGCAACTCTACTTTTTATTCATTGGGCTATCGTGATGTGCATTATATTAAATACTCAGCAGCAGGAAATTTTCAGTGGGCAAGGCAGTTCGGCAGTAATGAAGATGATTACTGTTCAGCCATTGTCATGAAAGGTGTAGATCATCCGGTGCTGGCAGGAAGTTTTGAAAACTGGTTGGTTATTCCTGCCGGCGACAATTATAATTTTTCTAACTGTACCGGCACTACCAATTACGCATCTGCAAATTGCACTGATTATGATTATGGAAATTTCTGCAAGAGAAAATCTTTTGGAAATAAAGACATCTTCATTACGGATCCATTTGATATAAGCCGCCTGCCACTTGATTATTATGCCCATCAAACGGCTTGTGATTTTGACACGATTGCACCTTGCATTTTAAATTGTCAAGATTCTATTGACCAATGTGGAAGCACAACGATCAGCGTTAATTTACATCACATTGTTGGTGCCATTGATACCATTATGCACCCACGTTATGATTACTTATGGAGCACAGGAAGTACCATCATTAGTACCTATATTTCAACTACAGGTCAATATACGTTGCACACAGAACGGCAAGACGGTTGCGCAGCATACGATGATACCATTTTTGTGACCTGCCATCCATTACCGGCAACGCCATTGATCAGTGATAACTGGAATTATTATTACCAATCACCCACACCCGGTTATATTGATACTTGTTATTCTGATTCACTCATTATCTGGGCAAGTCCTGCTGATACGCTCACTCAAACATTGAGCTGGAATGCGGGTGTATATTTGGATGATACGACAAGATACATTAATGCCTCAGGAATTTACAAAGTGACCGCTTCTACAGAATTTGGTTGCACAAGCATCAACAATTACACTATTGTACTGGATGATTTCGCACATCATGATACTTTGGATCCGCATATTCATTTTACCAACGCACATCAAGAGGCAACAGATACATTGTACATTTGCAGTGATGGCACCTGGGGTCATTATTTGCTTGATCATAATTACACACATCCAAGCGGAGGATTTCCATATAAACAAAGTTACTGGACTTTAGACGGCACACCGTTTGGGTACATGTATTACTGGCCTGAAATTAATCAAACAGATTATAACAGCCCACCATCTCCGGGATGGCATACGCTCTCTGCTCATTTAGTGAATGATTGTGCTGATAGCGTTGATTATTTTATTTCTCGTGATTTTTTTGTTGTCGTTGTGCCTGATCCATACATCAATATCATTGGTCCTTCAGTAATTTATGGCAATTATTGTCCGGGTGATACGCTGGTGATTTCTGTTCAAACCACAGACACAACCGTAGTGTGGAGCAGCCCGTGGATTACTGCAAACTGGGGTGACTCTATTGCAACTGTTTTAGGCTTGAGCAGTATTAATTTTACAGTTTATGCTGATACGATTACTCCCTACGTTACTTGTACCGGTTCAGATTCATATTCTCTATCGGGCTACCCGGTTCCTGAAATAATCATTCCAGATATTTCACTGAACGGCGGAATTGTCTGTCCTTTTGATTCACTTGAAATTCTTGCACTCAGTGGTCAGGCGTGGATTTGGATTGGCCCGCAAGGTGATACACTTGGAACAAATCAGAATGTATGGGTTGATTTACCCGGATTATATCATTGCATTATTACCGATGATTTTGGTTGTGTTCTGACTTCAAATTTTGTTGAAGCAAAAGAATATTCATCACCATTTTTGCAAGCCGAACCGCAATTAATTTGTGAAGGACAATTAGCTGAAATTACCGTGATCGGAAATCCGTTAACCGCTATCAATTGGTTGCCTCCGTTGAGTGGATCATCTTTCACCATCACGGTTGATACTGCAGGCATCTATTATTGCGAAACCAGTTTTTGCAATATCACGCAAATTGATAGTGTGATCATCATGATTTCTGTTCCGCTTGCGCAAATTACAGCCTTACCGGCAACACCTGTTTGTCCGGGTGATACGGTGACATTATTTGCCAATGGTGGCATGATGAATTATTGGTGGAATGGAGCAGACGAAGGAATGTCTATTATAGAAACAACCCAAACCGGCAGCTACATTCTGCAAACAGAAAACGAACTTGGCTGCACAACAACTGATACTATTGTCATTTCATATTTATCTAACCCATTACCGCCGGTTAGTTCACCGCTGCAAGTGTGCTATGGCAACGAGGCAACTTTGTATGCATCAGCTAGTGATAGCATTTTTTGGTATGATGCAAGTGGTAATCTCATTGGTAATTCAGACTCAGTTTATTTTTCGACAGTATTAACTAATCAAGTTTTTACGCTTTATAATATTGATTCACTTTGTTCAAGTTTACCAACAACTGTATCTCTTTCTCTCTTTGCCAGTTCCATTGCTCCTGATATTCTTTCTGATTCTATTTACTGTGAAAATGATTGGATTGAACTTGCTACAAATTCAGCATCGCCCTCATTTGATATCATTTGGATTTTGCCAGATAATTCTGATACAACAACCAACCTTTTAACCTTGGGTGAAGCACAAAATATGTTGATTGGAAATTATTCTGTCTTTTATGCTGACAGCAATTGCGTGAGTGATACTACCACCATTTCTGTTTGGGTTAATCCAAATCCAACTGCATTTATTTCTTCTGGTTCTGATACGTTAATTTGCCCAGGTGATACAGTAAATTTTAATGCTACTACAAACGGCACAGATATCATTTGGATGAATGGTGTAACGTCATTTTCTCAGATGACCGACACAGCAGGAATATTTTATTTCACTGCTTATCTCAATGGCTGTTCATCTGTTTCTGACAGCATCACGGTGAACATGAATGGCAATTCATTTTCTAACGGTTCAATTGATACCACCATTTGTGAAGGCAATGCCGTATTACTTGAAACAAATCTTAGCTCAACCGTGATCTGGATGAATATAACTGGTGACACTATTCAAACCGGAACAGATTATCTCACCGATATTTTATTTGCCGACACCACATTTATTTTTGAAATTTCTGATTCTGGATTATGTCCGGTAACTGAAGTAAGCACAGTTCATGTAATCCATAATAATTACATTCCTTCTGTTTTATCAGGAGGCACTTATTGCAGTGGTGATACCATTATTTTGTCATCAGGAGATGATGATGTTGTAGCATTCAGTTGGTTTAATAATGGGGTTGAAATTTCTGATTCATCTTACCTAATTATTCCTGCTGATACGGCAGGTAATTATTCTGTTGGATTGGTTTTAGATTTTGGATCATGCACTTCTGATTCTGCTTTCATTTCTATTCCGGTTAACCCTATTCCACAAGTGATTATTTCATCAAGTGATACTGTTTGGATTTGTCCGTCTGATACATTAGAAGTATCTGCATCAACGGATGCTCAAACCATTTGGTGGATGCCGGATTATAGCACAGACAGTAGTATTCTCATTTCACAGCCCGGACAATATTTCTGCATTGTTGAGTTGAACGGATGTTATAATTCATCTGATACACTCACCGTACTCTATCAAGATTATTCCTTGATTAATGAACTGCCTGATACATTCATTTGTGAAGGGAACAACGCAATGTTTGAACTGAATACTACAAGCAGTGTTGTCTGGTATAGTTCTTCTTTTGATTCACTATCATCAGGCAGCACTTTTAGTACCGGTGCGTTATACACTGACACCATGTTCTATTATCAGGCGTTTGATGGTGCATTGTGCCCATCACCTCTATCCGATGTTTTTATTCTTGTTATCGCTGATGATTTTATTCCGGAGTATGAAATCATTTCAGATTTTTGTATGGGTGATTCTGTCATAATAGTTTCATCTGAACTCAACGCTGAAAATCACTTGTGGCTATCAGGTTCTGATACACTTTCACAAAACACGTATTTGAATTATCAGGCTGATTCATCTGGTATGGTTGCCGTAGAATTAATTGTTTCCACCGCAGGCTGTGCTTCAGATACAGCATTTATAGAATTCAACATTTCTGACGCACCTCAATTTGATTTACCTGAAGATACTACGTTGTGTTTTGGAGAATCATTTTTTGTGAATACCTACTATGATTATTTTACTGATTGGATTAGCTTGCCGGACTCAAGCGGAAGTGGAATTGATACGTTTGTTGTAGTTACCATCACCAATAATGCCGGATGCTTTCAAACAGATACTGTTCAAATAAACTGGATGGATTGTAGTTTGTTTATGCCAAATGTGTTTACACCGGATAATGACGGAATCAACGATGTGCTATATTTTGATGCAACGCATGGTGAAGTGCTGAGTTTAGTAATTCAAAACCGGTGGGGTATGCTCATGCATCGCGGCACTGAAGGCAGTTGGGATGGAACAGATCTTTCAGGTTCACCTGCCGTTGCCGGCACTTATTTTTACGTGATTGAATACCGCAATGCTGATCAAACTATAGTCCTTGAACAGGGTTGGTTTTTTCTTCAGAGATAA
- a CDS encoding class I SAM-dependent methyltransferase: MRGKLKGWFFLLRLHVLVPSKIFIFLGHLAQLSRFVHQNKKKGHSDFYSAKFVYAKREDLFRHVIQTEKIESVDYLEFGVSKGHSFRWWANEIKSTDARFYGFDTFTGLPENWGPFKAGDMSNGNEPPKMDDGRCQFYQGLFQQTLLPFLATYKNENRKVIHMDADLYSATLYVLTLITPYLKKGDIIFFDEFNVPMHEYKAFTEWANSFYIKYEVVGSVNNFYQTAVKIL, from the coding sequence ATGAGAGGTAAATTAAAAGGCTGGTTTTTTCTGTTGAGATTGCATGTTCTGGTGCCATCAAAAATTTTTATTTTTTTGGGACATCTGGCGCAACTATCGCGGTTTGTTCATCAGAATAAGAAAAAAGGACATTCAGATTTTTATAGCGCAAAATTTGTGTATGCCAAACGAGAAGATTTGTTTAGACATGTTATCCAAACTGAAAAAATTGAGTCAGTAGATTATCTTGAATTTGGTGTTTCAAAAGGACATTCATTTCGCTGGTGGGCAAATGAAATCAAATCAACCGATGCACGATTTTATGGTTTTGATACCTTCACCGGATTACCTGAAAACTGGGGACCCTTCAAAGCCGGTGATATGTCAAACGGAAATGAACCACCAAAAATGGATGATGGTCGTTGTCAATTTTATCAAGGATTATTTCAACAAACCCTGTTGCCTTTTCTTGCAACATACAAAAATGAAAACAGAAAAGTGATTCACATGGACGCTGATCTATATTCAGCTACGCTTTATGTGCTCACGCTAATCACACCTTATTTGAAAAAAGGCGATATCATTTTCTTTGATGAATTTAATGTACCCATGCATGAGTACAAAGCCTTTACTGAATGGGCCAATTCATTCTACATAAAATATGAAGTGGTGGGCAGTGTAAATAATTTCTACCAAACTGCTGTTAAAATTCTTTGA
- a CDS encoding DUF882 domain-containing protein encodes MHSLKPFSDKNLFLFVLISFSMLTTCTREKHAEIFDKKTKQEPVYTIEKMDSILSLFESVSFSELPDEYLTYTDPQGIFNKKLKDKKYRIVQGDECYLYIVGKNRIQNFLCTDKYFIENEKNIEANKKQYWLIDRQLLVWILEFIDELKSQGYNRDGFEVRESHRHAYYNQERGGATQSQHIFGTAADLTIKDINNDGKENETDKEIALEILETLVGDKGGMGLYPGTMTIHIDTRGFRARWNNYKRPNKP; translated from the coding sequence ATGCATTCACTCAAGCCATTTTCAGATAAGAACTTGTTTTTGTTTGTCCTCATTTCATTCAGCATGTTGACTACATGTACGCGTGAAAAACACGCAGAAATATTTGATAAAAAAACAAAACAAGAACCTGTGTATACCATTGAAAAGATGGATAGCATTCTCTCATTATTTGAATCTGTTTCTTTTTCAGAATTGCCAGATGAATACTTAACTTATACAGATCCCCAAGGCATATTCAACAAGAAATTAAAGGATAAAAAATATCGGATAGTACAGGGAGACGAATGTTATTTATACATTGTTGGAAAAAACAGAATTCAAAATTTTCTTTGCACAGATAAATATTTCATTGAAAACGAAAAAAATATTGAGGCAAATAAAAAACAATACTGGTTGATTGATCGTCAACTTTTGGTTTGGATTCTGGAATTTATAGATGAATTAAAATCACAAGGCTATAACCGAGATGGATTTGAAGTGCGAGAAAGCCACCGGCATGCATATTATAACCAAGAGCGTGGTGGAGCAACACAAAGCCAGCATATTTTTGGAACTGCTGCAGATCTCACCATCAAAGACATTAACAACGATGGTAAAGAAAATGAAACTGATAAAGAAATAGCCCTTGAAATCTTGGAAACTCTGGTGGGTGATAAAGGAGGTATGGGCTTGTATCCCGGCACCATGACCATACACATTGACACACGCGGTTTCAGGGCAAGATGGAACAATTACAAACGACCAAATAAGCCATGA